In the Geobacter sp. FeAm09 genome, one interval contains:
- the ftsH gene encoding ATP-dependent zinc metalloprotease FtsH, with protein sequence MNQFYKNLALWLVISLMMILLFNMFNKPRPTADKINFSDFIAQVDAGKVTSVTIQGNDITGKFEGKDGKEFRTYKPYSDADLTEKLLEKKVTIIAKPEEEKFSWFSIFISWFPLLLLVGIWIFFMRQMQVGGGKAMSFGKSRAKLLTESQGKITFEDVAGIEEAKEELNEIIAFLKDPKKFTKLGGRIPKGVLLMGPPGTGKTLLARAIAGEAGVPFFSISGSDFVEMFVGVGASRVRDLFLQGKKSAPCIIFIDEIDAVGRHRGAGLGGGHDEREQTLNQLLVEMDGFESNEGVILIAATNRPDVLDPALLRPGRFDRQVVVPRPDVKGREMILKVHAKKVPLSPDVDLAVIARGTPGFSGADLANVVNEAALLAARVDKAVVESIDFDNAKDKVLMGVERRSMVISDEEKKSTAYHEAGHTLVAKLVPGTDPVHKVSIIPRGRALGVTMQLPIEDKHSYSREALLARIAVLMGGRAAEDLIFNTFTTGAGNDIEQATEMARKMVCEWGMSDKMGPLSFGKKDEQIFLGREMATHKNYSEATAVEIDTEIKRIVDESYDRALTLLKENIGSLHNLSECLIEKENLTGAEVDEIIAAGAPIYGHNGKQTSDEAAAQQHTDLKA encoded by the coding sequence GTGAACCAATTCTATAAAAATCTCGCACTCTGGCTCGTTATCAGTCTGATGATGATCCTGCTCTTCAACATGTTCAACAAGCCGCGGCCGACGGCGGACAAGATCAATTTCAGCGACTTCATCGCCCAGGTGGATGCCGGCAAGGTCACCTCCGTCACCATCCAGGGCAACGACATCACCGGCAAATTCGAGGGCAAGGACGGCAAGGAGTTCCGCACCTACAAGCCCTACTCCGACGCCGACCTGACCGAAAAGCTCCTGGAGAAGAAGGTCACCATCATCGCCAAACCGGAAGAGGAAAAATTCTCCTGGTTCTCGATCTTCATCTCCTGGTTCCCCCTGCTGCTCCTGGTGGGCATCTGGATCTTCTTCATGCGCCAGATGCAGGTCGGCGGCGGCAAGGCCATGTCCTTCGGCAAGAGCCGGGCTAAACTCCTGACCGAAAGCCAGGGGAAGATCACCTTCGAGGACGTGGCCGGCATCGAGGAGGCCAAGGAGGAACTGAACGAGATCATCGCTTTCCTGAAGGACCCCAAGAAGTTCACCAAACTGGGGGGCAGGATCCCCAAAGGGGTGCTGCTCATGGGCCCTCCGGGCACCGGCAAGACCCTCTTGGCCCGGGCCATCGCCGGCGAGGCGGGCGTTCCCTTCTTCTCCATCTCCGGCTCGGACTTCGTGGAGATGTTCGTCGGCGTCGGCGCCAGCCGGGTGCGCGACCTGTTCCTCCAGGGCAAGAAGAGCGCCCCCTGCATCATCTTCATCGATGAGATCGACGCCGTAGGCCGCCACCGCGGAGCCGGCCTGGGCGGCGGCCACGACGAGCGCGAACAGACCCTCAACCAGCTGCTGGTGGAGATGGACGGTTTCGAGTCCAACGAAGGGGTCATCCTGATCGCCGCCACCAACCGCCCCGACGTTCTCGATCCGGCCCTGCTCCGCCCCGGCCGTTTCGACCGGCAGGTGGTGGTGCCCCGCCCCGACGTCAAGGGGCGCGAAATGATCCTCAAGGTGCACGCCAAAAAGGTGCCGCTCTCGCCCGATGTGGACCTGGCGGTCATCGCGCGCGGCACCCCCGGCTTCTCCGGGGCCGACCTGGCCAACGTGGTCAACGAGGCCGCGCTCCTGGCGGCACGGGTGGATAAGGCCGTCGTGGAATCCATCGATTTCGACAATGCCAAGGACAAGGTGCTCATGGGCGTGGAGCGGCGCAGCATGGTCATCTCCGACGAGGAGAAGAAGAGTACCGCCTACCACGAGGCGGGCCACACTCTGGTGGCCAAGCTGGTTCCGGGCACCGACCCGGTGCACAAGGTTTCCATCATCCCCCGTGGCCGCGCCCTGGGCGTCACCATGCAGCTCCCCATCGAGGACAAGCACAGCTATTCCCGCGAGGCGCTCCTGGCCCGCATCGCCGTGCTGATGGGCGGCCGGGCGGCCGAGGACCTCATCTTCAACACCTTTACCACCGGTGCCGGCAACGACATCGAGCAGGCCACCGAGATGGCCCGCAAGATGGTCTGCGAATGGGGTATGAGCGACAAGATGGGGCCGCTCTCCTTCGGCAAGAAGGACGAGCAGATCTTCCTGGGCCGGGAGATGGCCACCCACAAGAATTACAGCGAAGCCACCGCCGTGGAGATCGACACCGAGATCAAGCGCATCGTGGACGAGAGCTACGACCGCGCCCTGACCCTGCTCAAGGAGAATATCGGCAGCCTGCACAACCTCTCCGAATGCCTGATCGAGAAGGAAAACCTGACCGGGGCCGAGGTGGACGAGATCATCGCCGCCGGCGCACCGATCTACGGGCACAACGGGAAGCAGACCTCCGACGAAGCGGCCGCGCAGCAGCATACCGATCTCAAGGCCTGA
- a CDS encoding holo-[acyl-carrier-protein] synthase, translating into MIFGIGVDTVEIARFRRFLEEGNRVIIARLFTETERERCNARKDAASCYAARFAAKEAFLKALGSGLRDGISWHDMAVVNDGAGKPDLRLTGQAERIFTEKGLGRAFLSLSHDGGQAVAMVVLEAP; encoded by the coding sequence ATGATCTTCGGCATCGGTGTCGATACGGTGGAGATCGCCCGGTTCCGGCGTTTTCTGGAGGAGGGCAACCGGGTGATCATCGCCCGCCTCTTCACCGAAACGGAGCGTGAGCGATGCAACGCCCGCAAGGATGCCGCCTCGTGCTACGCCGCCCGCTTCGCCGCCAAGGAGGCTTTCCTGAAGGCTCTGGGCAGCGGTCTGCGCGACGGCATCTCCTGGCACGACATGGCGGTCGTGAACGACGGGGCCGGCAAGCCGGATCTCCGGCTCACGGGGCAGGCGGAGAGGATTTTCACGGAGAAGGGATTGGGGAGGGCATTTCTCTCCCTGTCCCATGACGGCGGGCAGGCGGTCGCCATGGTCGTCCTGGAGGCACCATGA
- a CDS encoding phage holin family protein, producing MTRLVLKWVLNAFALFLVMKVVPGIQIDRFQDLLVGALAIGLLNAFLRPVIILFTLPATVVTLGLFTLVINGLMFYLAATLVHGFRVSGFATAFVAALLFSLFSFVFNMLVRTDA from the coding sequence ATGACACGACTCGTCCTCAAATGGGTGTTGAACGCCTTTGCCCTCTTTCTGGTTATGAAAGTGGTACCGGGGATTCAGATCGACCGCTTTCAGGACCTGCTGGTGGGGGCACTGGCGATCGGATTGCTGAACGCATTCCTGCGGCCGGTCATCATCCTTTTTACCCTTCCGGCAACCGTGGTGACCCTGGGACTGTTTACCCTGGTGATCAACGGGCTGATGTTCTATCTGGCCGCAACGCTGGTCCACGGCTTCAGGGTGTCCGGCTTTGCCACCGCCTTTGTGGCCGCGCTACTGTTCAGTCTGTTCAGCTTCGTCTTCAACATGCTCGTCCGCACGGACGCCTGA
- the tilS gene encoding tRNA lysidine(34) synthetase TilS — translation MTDITMTLPLRVARTIREHGLFAPGDTVIVALSGGADSTALLDLLSRLPGCAPRLVAAHLNHCLRGPESDRDEEFVRTLAARYRIPLECRRVDVNTYAQTERLNLEDAGRQARIAFLDELRHSWQAAAVALAHHADDQAETVLMRLLRGAGPGGLSGMSYRNGRSFIRPLLEFSRDELVAYLTARGLTWHEDASNLDTTFLRNRIRHELLPLLESYNPAIRERLAATAAVLSDEHAFLDRLAHQVVDQSCTQDGGTLACHLPTVAGQPPALRRRVFRLLLERLAGNLKHFSNRHIAALEHLLESSRPNAALNLPQGIAAVREYDTLLVRRTTEPPSPPAEAELEITDVGHYRLPGGAHLTLTLVAAPAAVEPLPAATALFDPDRAPFPWHVRMFRPGDRLAPYGMAGNKKVKELFINAKVPPSRRCIIPLLFSGDTLLWVCGLRTSRLASLDGTSTRAIRAVFSET, via the coding sequence ATGACCGATATCACCATGACGCTGCCCCTACGGGTCGCCCGCACCATCCGCGAGCATGGGCTTTTCGCGCCGGGCGACACCGTCATCGTAGCCCTCTCCGGCGGGGCCGACTCCACCGCCCTGCTTGACCTGCTTTCCCGCCTCCCCGGATGTGCGCCGCGGCTCGTGGCGGCCCACCTGAACCATTGCCTGCGCGGCCCGGAATCGGACCGGGACGAGGAATTCGTCCGCACCCTTGCCGCCCGGTACCGCATTCCCCTGGAATGCCGCCGGGTGGATGTGAATACCTATGCCCAGACAGAGCGGCTCAACCTGGAAGATGCGGGCCGTCAGGCGCGGATCGCCTTTCTCGACGAACTCCGCCACTCATGGCAGGCAGCGGCGGTGGCGCTGGCGCACCACGCCGACGACCAGGCCGAGACCGTTTTGATGCGCCTCCTGCGTGGGGCGGGCCCGGGCGGGCTGTCCGGCATGTCCTACCGGAACGGGCGCAGTTTCATCCGTCCCCTGCTCGAGTTCAGCCGGGACGAACTCGTGGCCTACCTGACGGCGCGTGGTCTTACCTGGCACGAAGACGCCAGCAACCTGGACACGACCTTCCTGCGCAACCGCATCCGCCACGAACTCCTGCCCCTGCTGGAAAGCTACAATCCGGCCATCCGGGAGCGCCTGGCCGCCACCGCCGCCGTGCTCTCGGATGAACATGCCTTTCTCGACCGCCTCGCGCACCAGGTCGTTGATCAGAGCTGTACCCAGGATGGCGGAACGCTCGCTTGCCATCTCCCAACCGTGGCGGGGCAACCGCCAGCGCTGCGCCGCAGGGTCTTTCGCCTGCTGTTGGAACGTCTGGCCGGCAACCTGAAGCACTTTTCCAACCGGCATATCGCCGCCCTCGAACATCTGCTGGAGTCATCCCGGCCCAATGCCGCCTTGAACCTGCCCCAGGGCATCGCCGCCGTGCGCGAGTACGACACGCTCCTCGTGCGGCGCACAACCGAACCGCCTTCACCGCCAGCCGAAGCGGAGCTGGAAATCACGGACGTGGGACACTACCGGCTTCCCGGCGGGGCACATCTGACCTTGACCCTTGTGGCCGCGCCGGCCGCAGTCGAACCGCTGCCGGCCGCTACCGCCCTCTTCGACCCGGACCGCGCCCCGTTCCCCTGGCACGTGCGCATGTTCCGGCCCGGCGACCGCCTTGCCCCCTACGGCATGGCCGGCAACAAAAAGGTCAAGGAGCTTTTCATCAACGCCAAGGTTCCCCCTTCCAGGCGATGCATCATCCCCCTGCTCTTCAGCGGCGATACGCTCTTATGGGTCTGTGGCCTGCGCACCTCCCGGCTTGCCAGCCTTGACGGCACCTCCACCCGCGCCATCAGGGCCGTTTTCTCGGAGACGTGA
- a CDS encoding pyridoxine 5'-phosphate synthase, with protein sequence MAKLGLNVDHIATVRQARGGIEPDPVTAASMGELAGAEGITIHLREDRRHIQDRDLEILRQTVKTKLNLEMAATQEMVRIALRVKPDQVTLVPEKRQELTTEGGLDVILNIKAVTDAVKRLRDNGITVSLFVDPNQEQIKAANKTGADYIEIHTGSYAEAREWALQEKELEAVDTAIKLARKVGLGVNAGHGLNYVNIKAIAALGGIEEFNIGHSIIARAMLVGLDRAVRDMVELIKYA encoded by the coding sequence GTGGCAAAATTGGGATTGAACGTCGATCATATCGCGACCGTGCGCCAGGCACGGGGAGGGATTGAACCTGATCCGGTGACGGCGGCCTCCATGGGCGAGTTGGCCGGGGCCGAAGGGATCACCATCCACCTGCGGGAGGACCGGCGGCACATTCAGGACCGGGACCTGGAGATCCTGCGCCAGACCGTGAAGACCAAGCTGAACCTGGAGATGGCCGCGACCCAGGAGATGGTGCGCATCGCCCTGAGGGTGAAGCCGGACCAGGTCACCCTGGTGCCGGAGAAACGCCAGGAGTTGACCACCGAGGGGGGACTGGACGTCATCCTCAACATCAAGGCCGTTACCGATGCCGTCAAGCGCCTGCGGGACAACGGCATCACCGTCAGCCTGTTCGTCGATCCGAACCAGGAGCAGATCAAGGCCGCCAACAAGACCGGCGCCGATTACATCGAGATCCATACCGGTTCCTATGCCGAGGCCCGGGAGTGGGCTCTGCAGGAGAAGGAATTGGAGGCCGTGGATACCGCCATCAAGCTGGCCCGCAAGGTCGGCCTGGGGGTCAACGCCGGGCACGGGCTCAACTACGTCAACATCAAGGCGATTGCCGCCCTGGGGGGGATCGAGGAGTTCAACATCGGCCACTCCATCATCGCCCGCGCCATGCTGGTCGGCCTCGACCGGGCCGTGCGGGACATGGTAGAATTGATCAAGTACGCATGA
- the corA gene encoding magnesium/cobalt transporter CorA — MARKRRLYSGQSRKAGLPPGTLVHIGAARSGGAAIDVTVYSPDGVKEFRPEGFDQCVQPSPGPAVTWVNLEGLQDVELIRRFGECYHLHPLVLEDIVNTTQRPKIEDYGDYIFIVARMISFTPEQGIETEQVSMIVGPNYLLSFQTGTDGDAFEPVRERIRSGRGRIRTMGADYLAYGLIDAIVDNYFTVLEVMGEIVEDLEEELAQGPTQQILKRIIALKREIIFMRKGVWPLREVTAALERGESSLISDTSRIFFRDTYDHTIQVIDGVETFRDLLSGMLDLYLSSMSNRTNEVMKFLTVVGTIFLPLTFIVGVYGMNFKYIPELEWHYGYFIIWGAMLAIAAAMAAYFKKKRWL; from the coding sequence ATGGCACGCAAACGCAGGCTCTACAGCGGGCAATCCCGCAAGGCCGGCCTTCCTCCCGGCACGCTGGTCCACATCGGCGCGGCGCGCAGCGGCGGCGCCGCCATCGACGTAACCGTCTATTCACCGGACGGCGTCAAGGAATTCCGCCCCGAGGGGTTCGACCAGTGCGTCCAGCCATCCCCCGGACCTGCCGTAACCTGGGTCAACCTGGAAGGGCTGCAGGACGTGGAACTGATCCGGCGTTTCGGCGAATGCTACCACCTGCACCCGCTCGTACTGGAAGATATCGTCAACACGACCCAGCGCCCCAAGATCGAGGATTACGGCGACTACATCTTCATCGTCGCCCGCATGATCAGCTTCACGCCGGAACAGGGCATAGAAACCGAACAGGTCAGCATGATCGTCGGACCGAACTATCTGCTGTCATTCCAGACGGGAACCGACGGGGACGCCTTCGAACCGGTGCGGGAACGAATCCGCAGCGGCCGGGGGCGTATCAGGACCATGGGGGCCGACTACCTGGCCTATGGCCTGATCGACGCCATTGTTGACAATTATTTTACCGTGCTGGAGGTAATGGGAGAGATCGTGGAGGACCTTGAGGAGGAGTTGGCCCAGGGGCCGACCCAGCAGATCCTCAAGAGGATCATCGCCCTCAAGCGGGAGATCATCTTCATGCGCAAAGGGGTCTGGCCGCTGCGCGAAGTGACCGCGGCCCTGGAGCGGGGCGAATCGTCCCTGATCAGCGACACGTCGCGGATCTTCTTCCGCGACACCTACGACCACACCATCCAGGTTATCGACGGTGTGGAAACCTTCCGGGACCTGCTGTCCGGCATGCTCGACCTGTACCTGTCCAGCATGAGCAACCGCACCAACGAGGTCATGAAGTTCCTGACCGTGGTCGGCACCATCTTTCTGCCGCTGACCTTCATCGTCGGCGTGTACGGCATGAACTTCAAATACATACCCGAGTTGGAATGGCACTACGGCTATTTCATCATCTGGGGAGCGATGCTGGCCATCGCCGCGGCAATGGCCGCATATTTCAAGAAAAAACGGTGGTTATGA
- the cdaA gene encoding diadenylate cyclase CdaA has product MPGLLDNSTLLDLGDILIVAVLVYHFSLVLKKDAAVRLLIFLLLFFSCFYMAQLSGFSSTTWLLRTIFSSALIILAIIFQGDIRRAILSLGRRPTPANTQDETTETIEELVKAVGDMSKKRIGALIVIVRRLPIDHLVEVGTEIDAKVTSELLNSIFLPYSPIHDGAVIIHNGKLTKAGCLLPLSKNPDIAKSFGTRHRAALGLSELVDALVMVVSEETGNISLVHDGKIYYDLEQAEIRRMLRKSLDFMRVHTAVPAGEAAKP; this is encoded by the coding sequence ATGCCCGGATTGCTCGACAACAGCACCCTGCTCGACCTCGGCGACATCCTTATCGTGGCTGTCCTTGTCTACCATTTTTCCCTTGTCCTGAAAAAAGACGCCGCCGTCAGGCTCCTGATCTTTCTGCTGCTGTTCTTCTCCTGCTTCTACATGGCGCAACTCTCCGGCTTTTCCTCCACCACCTGGCTGCTGCGCACCATTTTTTCCTCGGCGCTGATCATTCTGGCCATCATCTTCCAGGGGGACATCCGGCGGGCCATCCTTTCCCTGGGGCGCCGCCCCACCCCTGCCAACACCCAGGATGAAACGACCGAAACCATCGAGGAGTTGGTCAAGGCGGTGGGCGACATGTCGAAGAAGCGGATCGGTGCGTTGATCGTCATCGTGCGCCGGCTGCCCATCGACCACTTGGTGGAGGTGGGCACCGAGATCGACGCCAAGGTGACCAGCGAATTGCTCAATTCCATCTTTCTCCCCTACTCCCCGATCCATGACGGGGCGGTGATCATCCACAACGGCAAGCTCACCAAGGCCGGCTGCCTGCTGCCGTTGTCAAAAAACCCGGACATCGCCAAGAGCTTCGGCACGCGGCACCGGGCGGCCCTGGGGCTGTCCGAACTGGTAGACGCCCTGGTCATGGTGGTTTCGGAGGAGACCGGCAACATCTCCCTGGTGCATGACGGCAAGATTTATTACGACCTGGAGCAGGCCGAAATACGACGCATGCTGCGAAAATCCCTGGATTTCATGCGTGTCCACACCGCGGTCCCGGCCGGAGAGGCGGCAAAGCCATGA
- a CDS encoding response regulator transcription factor yields the protein MAVVCNHTPALSLLIIGDDDMSRDILAAIIPKKFPRVAVNAAASGDAVPGGMGTCPPDIVITDITVPRMGGVRTAELLPAVGPDTKHIVITADTERPVAEGPDASGMTVTRYLFKPVRYQDLFAAVEHCIALVAEERGDAAGMSGVRADEHVEDEAEQTEQ from the coding sequence ATGGCGGTGGTCTGCAACCATACCCCGGCGCTCTCATTGCTGATAATCGGGGACGACGACATGTCCCGCGACATCCTCGCAGCCATAATCCCGAAAAAATTTCCTCGCGTCGCCGTCAACGCGGCTGCCAGCGGCGACGCGGTGCCCGGGGGCATGGGGACATGTCCCCCGGATATCGTGATCACGGATATCACCGTGCCGAGGATGGGCGGCGTGCGGACGGCGGAACTCCTCCCTGCCGTCGGGCCCGATACGAAGCATATCGTGATTACCGCCGACACCGAACGACCGGTTGCGGAAGGCCCCGACGCCTCAGGGATGACGGTCACCCGCTATCTCTTCAAGCCGGTCCGTTACCAGGATCTCTTTGCCGCAGTGGAACACTGCATTGCCCTGGTTGCGGAAGAGCGGGGTGACGCTGCCGGTATGTCAGGCGTCCGTGCGGACGAGCATGTTGAAGACGAAGCTGAACAGACTGAACAGTAG
- the folP gene encoding dihydropteroate synthase yields the protein MNSFSARMLAVASREEAERELARIGVDPRGIGMMSPKMSTRCIHLSRLLCRQANILKQEMLGLGGDAAVARGTVACSIDRTDVILMGTEKQLRRLCEKLVQQPFGLADLAGELSALLANVSLPPKTWKTAHRELVLDRPLIMGILNATPDSFSDGGSFLDPHKAVERALEMEAEGADIIDIGGESTRPGAPEVPAAEELRRIAPIIELLAGRLSRPISVDTWKSEVARGALAAGAEIINDISGFSFDPAMAPLAAESGAGVALQHTRGTPDRMQTRTDYADLLGEVIAGLRCSVECAVAAGVERGRIVIDPGIGFAKDTAGNLEILRRLREFASLGLPLLVGTSRKAFIGKTLGRETGERMVGTAATVALAIANGAAVVRVHDVREMRDAADMAHAIITS from the coding sequence ATGAACAGCTTTTCGGCCAGGATGCTTGCCGTCGCCTCCCGGGAGGAAGCGGAGCGGGAACTGGCAAGGATCGGCGTGGACCCGCGGGGCATCGGCATGATGTCCCCCAAGATGTCGACCCGCTGCATACACCTGAGCCGACTGCTCTGCCGCCAGGCCAACATCCTCAAGCAGGAGATGCTCGGCCTGGGGGGGGATGCGGCGGTGGCCCGCGGTACGGTGGCATGCAGCATCGACCGGACCGACGTCATCCTCATGGGTACGGAGAAGCAGCTCCGCCGGCTCTGCGAAAAGCTTGTCCAGCAGCCGTTCGGCCTTGCCGACCTGGCGGGCGAGTTGTCCGCCCTCCTGGCCAACGTTTCTTTGCCCCCGAAAACATGGAAAACGGCGCATCGCGAACTGGTGCTCGATCGTCCGCTCATCATGGGCATCCTCAACGCAACCCCCGATTCCTTTTCAGACGGCGGCAGCTTCCTCGATCCGCACAAGGCGGTGGAACGCGCCCTGGAGATGGAGGCCGAGGGGGCCGACATCATCGACATCGGCGGGGAGAGTACCCGGCCGGGCGCTCCCGAGGTGCCGGCCGCAGAGGAGTTGCGCCGAATCGCGCCGATCATCGAACTCCTTGCCGGGAGACTCTCCCGCCCCATTTCGGTGGACACGTGGAAAAGCGAAGTGGCCCGGGGAGCGCTTGCCGCCGGGGCCGAGATCATCAACGACATCAGCGGCTTCAGCTTTGATCCCGCCATGGCGCCCCTGGCGGCGGAGAGCGGCGCCGGCGTGGCCCTGCAGCATACCCGCGGCACGCCCGACAGGATGCAGACCCGCACCGACTACGCGGACCTGCTGGGCGAGGTCATTGCCGGACTGCGCTGCTCGGTGGAGTGCGCCGTTGCGGCGGGGGTCGAACGCGGGCGGATCGTCATCGACCCCGGCATCGGTTTTGCCAAGGATACCGCCGGCAACCTGGAAATCCTGCGGCGGCTGCGGGAGTTCGCCAGCCTCGGCCTGCCGCTCCTGGTGGGGACCTCCCGCAAGGCATTCATCGGCAAGACGTTGGGACGGGAGACGGGGGAACGCATGGTCGGCACCGCCGCGACCGTTGCCCTGGCCATAGCCAACGGGGCCGCCGTTGTGCGGGTGCACGATGTCCGCGAGATGCGCGATGCGGCCGACATGGCCCACGCTATTATCACCAGCTGA
- the pfkA gene encoding 6-phosphofructokinase, with protein MKRLAILTSGGDCSGMNAVIRAAARTAIANNVEMIGYRKGFAGLLKNDYLELTSRAVSGVLQRGGTFLQSARSQEFRTDEGQKKALDNLLREKVDGLIVIGGDGSLNGARALDLLGFPVIGIPASIDNDIPYTDMALGVDTALNNIIYAVDCIKDTASSHDRAFIVEVMGRNSGYLASTSAIATGAEFAIVPEVEFDLTEMCHQLRQRYEEGRTNALIIMAEGAGHAQEVADSIKGCAGFETRVTVLGHYQRGGAPTVFDRLLGSRFGLKAVELLLSGTKGVMLGLSINSLTTTLLEMVVKGGQKKLNNELVHMADILGI; from the coding sequence ATGAAACGACTCGCCATTCTTACCAGCGGCGGCGACTGTTCCGGCATGAACGCCGTGATCCGCGCCGCGGCGCGCACCGCCATCGCCAACAACGTGGAGATGATCGGCTACCGCAAGGGGTTTGCCGGCCTCCTGAAAAACGATTACCTGGAGCTTACGAGCAGGGCTGTTTCCGGGGTGCTCCAACGGGGGGGGACCTTCCTGCAGTCGGCCCGGTCCCAGGAATTCCGTACCGACGAGGGACAAAAAAAGGCGCTGGACAACCTGTTGCGGGAAAAGGTGGACGGGCTGATCGTGATCGGCGGCGACGGTTCCCTCAACGGCGCCCGCGCCCTCGACCTGCTCGGCTTCCCGGTGATCGGCATCCCGGCCAGCATCGACAACGACATCCCGTACACCGATATGGCCCTGGGGGTGGATACGGCGCTGAACAACATCATCTACGCGGTGGACTGCATCAAGGACACGGCAAGTTCCCACGACCGGGCCTTCATCGTGGAGGTGATGGGACGCAACTCAGGCTACCTGGCCTCGACGTCGGCCATCGCCACGGGGGCGGAATTCGCCATCGTGCCGGAGGTGGAATTCGACCTGACGGAGATGTGCCACCAACTGCGGCAACGCTACGAGGAGGGGCGCACCAATGCCCTGATCATCATGGCCGAAGGGGCCGGGCACGCCCAGGAGGTCGCCGACAGCATCAAGGGCTGCGCCGGCTTCGAGACCAGGGTAACCGTGCTGGGGCACTACCAGCGGGGCGGCGCGCCCACGGTCTTCGACCGTCTGCTGGGGAGCCGCTTCGGCCTGAAAGCGGTGGAACTGTTGCTCTCCGGGACAAAAGGGGTTATGCTCGGCCTGTCGATCAACTCCTTGACCACCACGCTGCTGGAAATGGTGGTCAAGGGGGGCCAGAAAAAGCTGAACAACGAATTGGTGCACATGGCCGACATCCTGGGGATCTGA
- the glmM gene encoding phosphoglucosamine mutase, giving the protein MKKLFGTDGVRGVANIYPMTSEMAMQLGRAAAYIFKSAGHRRHRIVIGKDTRLSGYMLENALVAGICSMGVDVLVVGPLPTPGIANITSSMRADAGVVISASHNAFQDNGIKFFSADGFKLPDEIELKIENLIETNHIDSLRPTATEVGKAFRIDDAAGRYIVFLKNTFPQEMDLSGLKIVLDCANGAAYKVAPAVFEELGAEVIPLGVKPNGTNINAGCGSLHPEVISAVVKEHRADIGIALDGDADRVIVCDEFGNEVDGDHIMAICATDMLRRNILKKNTLVATVMSNMGLDIAVRKAGGTVIKTAVGDRYVVEEMRKGGYNLGGEQSGHMIFLDHSTTGDGILSALQLLAVMRREGKPLSELAKVMIALPQVLVNARVAEKKDIMTIPEIAARIGDVEKKLGNEGRVLIRYSGTEPLLRVMIEGQDKYEITTWANEIADMVKQHIGE; this is encoded by the coding sequence GTGAAGAAACTCTTCGGAACCGACGGTGTCCGCGGCGTTGCCAATATCTATCCCATGACCAGCGAGATGGCCATGCAGTTGGGCCGGGCAGCAGCATACATCTTCAAGAGCGCAGGCCATCGGCGGCACCGCATCGTCATCGGCAAGGACACCCGCCTGTCCGGTTACATGCTGGAAAATGCTCTGGTGGCGGGCATCTGCTCCATGGGGGTAGACGTGCTCGTGGTCGGTCCCCTTCCCACGCCGGGCATCGCCAACATCACCTCTTCCATGCGGGCCGATGCCGGCGTGGTCATCTCGGCGTCCCACAACGCCTTCCAGGACAACGGCATCAAATTTTTCTCCGCCGACGGCTTCAAGCTCCCGGACGAGATCGAACTGAAGATCGAGAACCTCATCGAAACGAATCACATCGATTCCCTGCGCCCGACCGCCACCGAGGTGGGCAAGGCCTTCCGCATCGACGACGCCGCCGGCCGTTACATCGTGTTCCTCAAGAACACCTTTCCCCAGGAGATGGACCTGTCCGGCCTGAAGATCGTGCTGGACTGCGCCAACGGCGCCGCCTACAAGGTCGCCCCGGCCGTCTTCGAGGAGTTGGGGGCCGAGGTGATCCCCCTGGGGGTGAAGCCAAACGGCACCAACATCAATGCCGGGTGCGGCTCGCTTCACCCGGAGGTGATCAGTGCGGTCGTCAAGGAGCATCGGGCCGACATCGGCATCGCCCTGGACGGCGACGCGGACCGGGTGATCGTCTGCGACGAATTCGGCAACGAGGTGGACGGCGATCACATCATGGCGATCTGCGCCACGGACATGCTGCGCCGCAACATCCTGAAAAAGAACACCCTGGTGGCCACGGTCATGAGCAACATGGGGCTGGACATCGCCGTGAGAAAGGCGGGCGGCACGGTGATCAAAACCGCCGTGGGCGACCGCTACGTGGTGGAGGAGATGCGCAAGGGGGGTTACAACCTGGGGGGGGAACAGTCCGGGCACATGATCTTCCTGGACCACAGCACCACCGGCGACGGCATCCTCTCGGCACTCCAGCTCCTGGCGGTCATGCGCCGCGAGGGAAAACCGCTCTCCGAACTGGCCAAAGTCATGATCGCCCTCCCCCAGGTGCTGGTCAACGCCCGGGTCGCCGAAAAGAAGGACATCATGACCATCCCCGAGATCGCCGCCCGGATCGGCGACGTGGAGAAAAAACTGGGGAACGAGGGGCGCGTACTGATCCGCTATTCCGGCACCGAACCGCTCCTGCGGGTCATGATCGAGGGACAGGACAAGTACGAGATCACCACCTGGGCCAACGAGATCGCGGATATGGTGAAACAGCACATCGGGGAATAG